A part of Papaver somniferum cultivar HN1 unplaced genomic scaffold, ASM357369v1 unplaced-scaffold_118, whole genome shotgun sequence genomic DNA contains:
- the LOC113330697 gene encoding protein MAINTENANCE OF MERISTEMS-like → MTITPNGAKFITGISIDGKSVKQEVYAQELERDKIYAFTKNVFQWDEEMTKSQMLGKEVTKECIFATDNAYVLYILGSVIFPDFSGARVSANFIHLLQPFDKIHEFSWGTAILAHSLNGLRKASRTERNQIGGNMAFLQAWIYLHFPIFAERDFENKELDGNFYGDMYTYNNKEKSQDVVYLKFRRQLDNFTTNDDVFEPYKKDLAQGKGKMIKCAEQQRLIDKYPRFASLFSMAIPSESWLLSFGS, encoded by the exons ATAGATGGTAAATCCGTGAAGCAAGAAGTCTATGCGCAAGAGCTTGAGCGTGACAAGATTTACGCGTTCACCAAGAatgtgttccaatgggatgaggagatGACCAAATCACAGATGCTA GGAAAAGAGGTGACCAAGGAATGTATCTTCGCTACGGACAATGCGTATGTCCTCTATATCCTGGGATCTGTTATCTTCCCCGACTTTTCCGGTGCCCGTGTGAGTGCCAACTTTATTCATCTGTTGCAACCATTTGACAAGATTCACGAATTCTCTTGGGGCactgccatccttgcacactcgttgaacgggttgagaaaggcttctaggACTGAAAGGAACCAAATCGGGgggaatatggcttttctgcaggcgtggatatatttgcacttcccTATATTTGCTGAAAGGGATTTTGAGAACAAGGAATTGGATGGTAACTTTTATGGGGACATGTACACTTACAACAATAAGGAAAAGTCCCAAGATGTGGTTTATCTGAAGTTCAGACGGCAATTGGACAACTTTACGACAAACGATGATGTCTTTGAACCTTACAAGAAGGATTTGgcccaaggaaaaggaaagatgATTAAGTGCGCCGAGCAACAAA GGTTGATTGATAAATATCCGAGATTTGCTTCTCTTTTCTCAATGGCTATTCCCAGTGAATCG TGGTTACTTAGTTTTGGATCCTGA